From a region of the Eretmochelys imbricata isolate rEreImb1 chromosome 6, rEreImb1.hap1, whole genome shotgun sequence genome:
- the LOC144265790 gene encoding acyl-coenzyme A thioesterase 1-like: MALAARRTLRGAGVFCAQGMLQSVLHRSCHHVLRRSLAQALGAATTMAPSVQFSPAPRSLFDEPLAITVHGLCPQQEVTLRLSLQDEGGELFQSCALYQAESSGELELTRSPALPGGSFSGLDPMGLLWSLQPQKPFRRLVKRDVQSPFCLELEVFEGHGPLPSRLLARGAHERSFLREGVRRIPVREGRIRATLFLPPEDGPFPGIIDLYGTGGGLPEYRASLLANHGFATLALAYYGYEDLPKDMKEFHLEYFEEAVNYMLQHSQVKGPGIGLLGISKGGDLCISMASFLKGITATVTINGSVANVGAVLRYKDITIPPLGVNPKRIKFDKSGIADIVDALNNPLEGPDRQSFIPLEKAEGHFLFIVGKDDHNWKSEFLATEASNRLQAHGKQKPEIVCYPGAGHYIEPPFSPMCSASMHLLVGSPVIWGGEPKAHSVAQVDAWQQIQAFFHKHLNGKQGVTTKL, translated from the exons atggcattagcCGCCCGGCGCACGCTGCGCGGCGCTGGTGTGTTCTGCGCGCAGGGGATGCTGCAGAGTGTGCTGCACCGATCCTGCCACCACGTGCTCAGGCGCAGCCTAGCCCAGGCACTGGGAGCCGCCACCACCATGGCGCCCAGTGTTCAGTTCTCGCCCGCCCCACGCAGCCTGTTCGATGAGCCGCTGGCTATCACCGTGCACGGGCTGTGCCCGCAGCAGGAGGTCACTCTCCGTCTGTCTCTGCAGGACGAGGGGGGCGAGCTCTTCCAGTCCTGCGCCCTCTACCAGGCAGAGAGCAGCGGGGAGCTGGAGCTCACTCGCTCCCCAGCGCTGCCGGGAGGCAGCTTCTCCGGCCTGGACCCCATGGggctgctctggtccctgcagccccagaaACCCTTCAGACGGCTGGTGAAGCGGGATGTGCaaagccccttctgcctggagctggaggtaTTCGAGGGCCACGGGCCCCTCCCCAGCCGGCTGCTGGCCAGGGGTGCCCACGAGCGGAGCTTCCTGCGGGAAGGGGTGAGGAGGATCCCGGTGCGAGAGGGGAGGATCCGGGCCACACTCTTCCTGCCTCCTG AAGATGGTCCCTTTCCTGGAATCATTGACCTATATGGTACTGGGGGCGGGCTTCCTGAATATCGGGCAAGCCTTCTGGCCAATCATGGCTTTGCCACACTGGCTCTGGCTTACTATGGCTATGAAGATCTCCCCAAAGATATGAAGGAATTCCATCTAGAGTATTTTGAGGAAGCTGTGAACTATATGTTGCAACACTCACAG GTTAAAGGTCCTGGAATTGGGTTACTTGGAATCTCCAAAGGTGGTGACCTATGTATCTCCATGGCTTCCTTCTTAAAAGGCATTACTGCCACTGTCACCATCAATGGCTCTGTGGCCAATGTGGGTGCAGTGCTTCGTTACAAGGATATCACCATTCCACCTCTTGGCGTCAATCCGAAACGCATTAAGTTTGATAAGTCTGGGATTGCAGATATTGTGGATGCCTTGAATAACCCACTAGAGGGGCCTGACCGTCAAAGCTTCATCCCACTGGAGAAAGCTGAGGGGCACTTCCTGTTCATTGTTGGCAAGGATGATCATAACTGGAAGAGCGAATTCTTAGCTACTGAAGCCTCCAATCGTTTGCAGGCTCATGGAAAGCAAAAGCCTGAGATAGTCTGTTACCCTGGAGCAGGGCATTATATTGAACCCCCCTTTTCCCCAATGTGCTCAGCCTCAATGCACCTGTTGGTTGGCAGTCCTGTGATCTGGGGAGGTGAGCCCAAAGCTCATTCTGTGGCACAAGTGGATGCTTGGCAGCAAATCCAAGCCTTCTTCCACAAACATCTCAATGGTAAACAAGGTGTAACAACCAAGCTGTGA
- the LOC144265791 gene encoding acyl-coenzyme A thioesterase 5-like isoform X2, with translation MWRVARAWTACLRPPRQCRPPGPRSGTRGAATVAVEPAAGLADEPVATKVLGLAPGQRVTLRGLVANEQGCLFDSCAHYLADSLGELDLSRDTAQGGDYTGVEPMGLFWSLSPAGMERPYQRLVPKQIKTPMKVEVSVHQGHSQPGSIPGQVLAKANVERWFTAPGVRRIRLKEGSVRGSLFLPSGDGPFPGVIDMFGDEGGLMEFRSSLLATRGFAALSLPYFDFEDLPTVMKDLHLEYFEEAARFLQRHPKVKGPGIGVIGTGKGAELAFSMITFLPQVVAAVCISGCSSNTITALHYGELTLPGLHFDMSKISISETGVFDIFDALDDPMDPANSHCLIPIEEAEGLWGGGSEGTLLMILYQIGFC, from the exons ATGTGGCGCGTGGCCCGGGCCTGGACCGCCTGCTTGCGGCCTCCCAGGCAGTGCCGCCCCCCGGGGCCGCGCTCTGGCACCAGGGGGGCAGCGACCGTGGCGGTGGAGCCCGCGGCGGGGCTGGCGGACGAGCCGGTGGCGACCAAGGTGCTGGGGCTCGCCCCGGGGCAGCGGGTGACGCTGAGGGGACTCGTGGCGAACGAGCAGGGCTGCCTCTTCGACTCCTGCGCCCACTACCTGGCGGACAGCCTCGGGGAGCTGGACCTGTCCAGGGACACTGCCCAGGGAGGGGACTACACTGGGGTGGAGCCCATGGGGCTGTTCTGGAGCCTCTCCCCCGCCGGCATGGAGAGACCCTACCAGAGGCTCGTGCCGAAGCAGATTAAGACCCCCATGAAGGTGGAGGTATCAGTTCACCAAGGGCACAGTCAGCCTGGCAGCATCCCAGGGCAGGTCCTCGCCAAGGCCAATGTGGAGAGATGGTTCACTGCCCCCGGGGTGCGAAGGATTAGGCTGAAAGAGGGCAGCGTGAGGGGGAGCCTGTTCCTACCCTCAG GGGACGGCCCCTTTCCAGGAGTGATCGACATGTTTGGTGATGAAGGTGGATTGATGGAGTTCAGATCCAGTCTCCTAGCAACCCGTGGCTTTGCTGCTCTTTCTCTGCCCTATTTTGACTTTGAGGATCTGCCCACGGTCATGAAGGATTTGCACCTCGAATACTTTGAGGAGGCAGCTAGATTTCTACAGCGTCACCCAAAA GTGAAAGGGCCAGGGATTGGAGTGATTGGGACAGGGAAAGGGGCAGAATTGGCATTTTCCATGATTACTTTCCTGCCACAGGTGGTAGCTGCTGTCTGTATCTCTGGCTGTAGCTCCAATACGATCACTGCTCTTCACTATGGTGAGCTAACTCTGCCTGGACTGCACTTTGACATGAGCAAGATCAGCATTTCTGAGACTGGTGTGTTTGATATTTTTGATGCTCTGGATGACCCAATGGATCCAGCTAATTCCCACTGCCTCATCCCCATAGAAGAAGCAGAAG
- the LOC144265791 gene encoding acyl-coenzyme A thioesterase 2, mitochondrial-like isoform X4 produces MDQPCHLMVSQKNNKIACASHRPRGQYSQTLGQSPNSSGDGPFPGVIDMFGDEGGLMEFRSSLLATRGFAALSLPYFDFEDLPTVMKDLHLEYFEEAARFLQRHPKVKGPGIGVIGTGKGAELAFSMITFLPQVVAAVCISGCSSNTITALHYGELTLPGLHFDMSKISISETGVFDIFDALDDPMDPANSHCLIPIEEAEGNFLLVVGEDDRNWKSSLFAKMAIERLRQHGKNNFKLLSYPGAGHRIDPPFLPFCSVALDRVLGLPVLGGGERRAHAHAQEHSWGKIQEFLRFHLG; encoded by the exons ATGGATCAGCCATGCCATCTGATGGTCAGTCAGAAAAATAACAAGATTGCTTGTGCTTCTCACAGACCTAGAGGACAGTATTCTCAAACCCTAGGTCAAAGTCCAAACTCATCAG GGGACGGCCCCTTTCCAGGAGTGATCGACATGTTTGGTGATGAAGGTGGATTGATGGAGTTCAGATCCAGTCTCCTAGCAACCCGTGGCTTTGCTGCTCTTTCTCTGCCCTATTTTGACTTTGAGGATCTGCCCACGGTCATGAAGGATTTGCACCTCGAATACTTTGAGGAGGCAGCTAGATTTCTACAGCGTCACCCAAAA GTGAAAGGGCCAGGGATTGGAGTGATTGGGACAGGGAAAGGGGCAGAATTGGCATTTTCCATGATTACTTTCCTGCCACAGGTGGTAGCTGCTGTCTGTATCTCTGGCTGTAGCTCCAATACGATCACTGCTCTTCACTATGGTGAGCTAACTCTGCCTGGACTGCACTTTGACATGAGCAAGATCAGCATTTCTGAGACTGGTGTGTTTGATATTTTTGATGCTCTGGATGACCCAATGGATCCAGCTAATTCCCACTGCCTCATCCCCATAGAAGAAGCAGAAGGTAATTTTCTCTTGGTGGTAGGAGAAGATGATCGCAATTGGAAGAGCTCTTTATTCGCCAAGATGGCAATTGAACGCTTGCGCCAACATGGGAAGAACAACTTTAAACTCTTGAGTTATCCAGGAGCAGGCCACCGAATCGATCCACCCTTTTTGCCATTTTGCTCAGTAGCCCTGGACCGTGTCCTAGGGTTGCCCGTTctgggtggtggggagagaagagcaCATGCCCATGCACAGGAACACTCCTGGGGGAAGATCCAGGAGTTTCTGCGGTTTCATTTGGGATGA
- the LOC144265791 gene encoding acyl-coenzyme A thioesterase 5-like isoform X3: MWRVARAWTACLRPPRQCRPPGPRSGTRGAATVAVEPAAGLADEPVATKVLGLAPGQRVTLRGLVANEQGCLFDSCAHYLADSLGELDLSRDTAQGGDYTGVEPMGLFWSLSPAGMERPYQRLVPKQIKTPMKVEVSVHQGHSQPGSIPGQVLAKANVERWFTAPGVRRIRLKEGSVRGSLFLPSGDGPFPGVIDMFGDEGGLMEFRSSLLATRGFAALSLPYFDFEDLPTVMKDLHLEYFEEAARFLQRHPKVKGPGIGVIGTGKGAELAFSMITFLPQVVAAVCISGCSSNTITALHYGELTLPGLHFDMSKISISETGVFDIFDALDDPMDPANSHCLIPIEEAEDFS; encoded by the exons ATGTGGCGCGTGGCCCGGGCCTGGACCGCCTGCTTGCGGCCTCCCAGGCAGTGCCGCCCCCCGGGGCCGCGCTCTGGCACCAGGGGGGCAGCGACCGTGGCGGTGGAGCCCGCGGCGGGGCTGGCGGACGAGCCGGTGGCGACCAAGGTGCTGGGGCTCGCCCCGGGGCAGCGGGTGACGCTGAGGGGACTCGTGGCGAACGAGCAGGGCTGCCTCTTCGACTCCTGCGCCCACTACCTGGCGGACAGCCTCGGGGAGCTGGACCTGTCCAGGGACACTGCCCAGGGAGGGGACTACACTGGGGTGGAGCCCATGGGGCTGTTCTGGAGCCTCTCCCCCGCCGGCATGGAGAGACCCTACCAGAGGCTCGTGCCGAAGCAGATTAAGACCCCCATGAAGGTGGAGGTATCAGTTCACCAAGGGCACAGTCAGCCTGGCAGCATCCCAGGGCAGGTCCTCGCCAAGGCCAATGTGGAGAGATGGTTCACTGCCCCCGGGGTGCGAAGGATTAGGCTGAAAGAGGGCAGCGTGAGGGGGAGCCTGTTCCTACCCTCAG GGGACGGCCCCTTTCCAGGAGTGATCGACATGTTTGGTGATGAAGGTGGATTGATGGAGTTCAGATCCAGTCTCCTAGCAACCCGTGGCTTTGCTGCTCTTTCTCTGCCCTATTTTGACTTTGAGGATCTGCCCACGGTCATGAAGGATTTGCACCTCGAATACTTTGAGGAGGCAGCTAGATTTCTACAGCGTCACCCAAAA GTGAAAGGGCCAGGGATTGGAGTGATTGGGACAGGGAAAGGGGCAGAATTGGCATTTTCCATGATTACTTTCCTGCCACAGGTGGTAGCTGCTGTCTGTATCTCTGGCTGTAGCTCCAATACGATCACTGCTCTTCACTATGGTGAGCTAACTCTGCCTGGACTGCACTTTGACATGAGCAAGATCAGCATTTCTGAGACTGGTGTGTTTGATATTTTTGATGCTCTGGATGACCCAATGGATCCAGCTAATTCCCACTGCCTCATCCCCATAGAAGAAGCAGAAG ACTTCAGCTAG
- the LOC144265791 gene encoding acyl-coenzyme A thioesterase 1-like isoform X1, producing the protein MWRVARAWTACLRPPRQCRPPGPRSGTRGAATVAVEPAAGLADEPVATKVLGLAPGQRVTLRGLVANEQGCLFDSCAHYLADSLGELDLSRDTAQGGDYTGVEPMGLFWSLSPAGMERPYQRLVPKQIKTPMKVEVSVHQGHSQPGSIPGQVLAKANVERWFTAPGVRRIRLKEGSVRGSLFLPSGDGPFPGVIDMFGDEGGLMEFRSSLLATRGFAALSLPYFDFEDLPTVMKDLHLEYFEEAARFLQRHPKVKGPGIGVIGTGKGAELAFSMITFLPQVVAAVCISGCSSNTITALHYGELTLPGLHFDMSKISISETGVFDIFDALDDPMDPANSHCLIPIEEAEGNFLLVVGEDDRNWKSSLFAKMAIERLRQHGKNNFKLLSYPGAGHRIDPPFLPFCSVALDRVLGLPVLGGGERRAHAHAQEHSWGKIQEFLRFHLG; encoded by the exons ATGTGGCGCGTGGCCCGGGCCTGGACCGCCTGCTTGCGGCCTCCCAGGCAGTGCCGCCCCCCGGGGCCGCGCTCTGGCACCAGGGGGGCAGCGACCGTGGCGGTGGAGCCCGCGGCGGGGCTGGCGGACGAGCCGGTGGCGACCAAGGTGCTGGGGCTCGCCCCGGGGCAGCGGGTGACGCTGAGGGGACTCGTGGCGAACGAGCAGGGCTGCCTCTTCGACTCCTGCGCCCACTACCTGGCGGACAGCCTCGGGGAGCTGGACCTGTCCAGGGACACTGCCCAGGGAGGGGACTACACTGGGGTGGAGCCCATGGGGCTGTTCTGGAGCCTCTCCCCCGCCGGCATGGAGAGACCCTACCAGAGGCTCGTGCCGAAGCAGATTAAGACCCCCATGAAGGTGGAGGTATCAGTTCACCAAGGGCACAGTCAGCCTGGCAGCATCCCAGGGCAGGTCCTCGCCAAGGCCAATGTGGAGAGATGGTTCACTGCCCCCGGGGTGCGAAGGATTAGGCTGAAAGAGGGCAGCGTGAGGGGGAGCCTGTTCCTACCCTCAG GGGACGGCCCCTTTCCAGGAGTGATCGACATGTTTGGTGATGAAGGTGGATTGATGGAGTTCAGATCCAGTCTCCTAGCAACCCGTGGCTTTGCTGCTCTTTCTCTGCCCTATTTTGACTTTGAGGATCTGCCCACGGTCATGAAGGATTTGCACCTCGAATACTTTGAGGAGGCAGCTAGATTTCTACAGCGTCACCCAAAA GTGAAAGGGCCAGGGATTGGAGTGATTGGGACAGGGAAAGGGGCAGAATTGGCATTTTCCATGATTACTTTCCTGCCACAGGTGGTAGCTGCTGTCTGTATCTCTGGCTGTAGCTCCAATACGATCACTGCTCTTCACTATGGTGAGCTAACTCTGCCTGGACTGCACTTTGACATGAGCAAGATCAGCATTTCTGAGACTGGTGTGTTTGATATTTTTGATGCTCTGGATGACCCAATGGATCCAGCTAATTCCCACTGCCTCATCCCCATAGAAGAAGCAGAAGGTAATTTTCTCTTGGTGGTAGGAGAAGATGATCGCAATTGGAAGAGCTCTTTATTCGCCAAGATGGCAATTGAACGCTTGCGCCAACATGGGAAGAACAACTTTAAACTCTTGAGTTATCCAGGAGCAGGCCACCGAATCGATCCACCCTTTTTGCCATTTTGCTCAGTAGCCCTGGACCGTGTCCTAGGGTTGCCCGTTctgggtggtggggagagaagagcaCATGCCCATGCACAGGAACACTCCTGGGGGAAGATCCAGGAGTTTCTGCGGTTTCATTTGGGATGA